Proteins from a single region of Pseudomonas sp. BSw22131:
- a CDS encoding sensor domain-containing phosphodiesterase — MHSIYHDEQQRLAAVHALQWLETAKNENFQRICRLAATFFKVPTALISLVEKDRQWFPGSVGFAADETPIDQSFCRHGLTQPGVLVVPDARLDERFSRNPLVTAKGGIRFYAGAPLRDRNGLALGRLCIIDSEPHPLTAQELSALEDFAEMVMVQIEQCQLMRYRDPLSGLPNLSQFLIDTRGLPANSNTARLVIVIRIQDSQCSTPASLDDCISAGQERRRAMAIRLRHQLDGIAETYQVTEQDLCAVLSCKIERKQELFRAVIALISDPDSQCTTRIGVASCEQGTMTSAELLRKATHAVEVASRRQSDWAVYDEAQDSAQRRAFTLLSDFTAAMDDGGLYLDYQPRFSLQDGRLLSAEALIRWQHPVLGNISPAEFIPLIEGAGQISIVTRWVINKALAELAGWSSQETRLAINLSAMDFESLDIALTLKTACKRHGIAPSRLEVEITEGEWIRANPLVISQLSAVRELGVDVAIDDFGTGYSNFAYLHEIPANVLKLDRSLVTDLEHKPRNRIIARSVFKLAHELGYRTVAEGIETFRCLSLVREYGCHEAQGYFLSRPLPLAYYTRPSDNIALSFNPCKPAPEPAPMATAVKA; from the coding sequence ATGCACAGTATTTACCACGACGAGCAGCAACGACTGGCCGCCGTGCACGCCCTACAATGGCTTGAAACCGCGAAAAACGAGAACTTTCAACGTATTTGCCGGCTTGCCGCAACCTTCTTCAAGGTGCCAACCGCACTGATTTCGCTTGTTGAAAAAGACCGTCAGTGGTTTCCAGGCTCCGTCGGCTTCGCTGCGGATGAAACTCCAATCGATCAATCGTTCTGCCGTCATGGCTTGACGCAGCCAGGCGTATTGGTCGTACCGGATGCGCGCCTTGATGAACGCTTTTCTCGCAACCCGCTGGTGACTGCAAAAGGCGGAATACGCTTTTATGCGGGCGCACCGCTACGGGATCGCAATGGCCTGGCGCTTGGCAGATTGTGCATCATCGATTCAGAACCCCACCCGTTGACGGCACAAGAACTATCGGCGCTTGAGGATTTTGCCGAAATGGTCATGGTGCAGATCGAGCAGTGTCAGTTGATGCGATACCGCGACCCGCTGAGCGGGCTGCCTAATCTGTCGCAGTTTCTAATCGATACCAGAGGGTTGCCAGCCAACAGCAATACTGCACGCTTGGTCATTGTCATCCGGATACAGGACTCTCAATGCAGTACGCCTGCATCGCTGGACGACTGTATCAGTGCCGGCCAGGAAAGACGCCGCGCGATGGCGATTCGTCTGCGTCATCAACTGGATGGTATCGCTGAGACGTACCAGGTCACCGAGCAGGACCTCTGCGCGGTGCTGAGCTGCAAAATAGAGCGCAAGCAAGAGCTGTTTCGAGCAGTAATCGCCCTTATCAGTGATCCCGACTCTCAATGCACCACGCGCATTGGCGTCGCGAGCTGCGAGCAGGGCACGATGACGTCGGCTGAGCTATTGCGCAAAGCCACGCACGCGGTAGAAGTCGCAAGCCGCCGCCAGAGCGACTGGGCTGTTTACGACGAAGCTCAGGACTCGGCTCAGCGACGTGCTTTCACCTTATTGAGCGACTTTACTGCGGCCATGGACGATGGTGGCTTGTATCTGGATTATCAACCGCGCTTCAGCTTGCAGGATGGGCGGCTGCTGAGTGCCGAGGCGTTGATACGCTGGCAACACCCTGTTCTGGGCAATATTTCGCCCGCAGAATTTATCCCGCTCATCGAAGGGGCCGGACAAATCAGCATCGTTACTCGATGGGTCATCAACAAAGCGTTAGCTGAACTCGCCGGGTGGAGCAGCCAGGAGACCCGTCTGGCAATCAATCTGTCTGCCATGGACTTTGAGTCACTGGACATCGCGCTGACACTAAAAACGGCCTGCAAACGACACGGCATTGCGCCTTCGCGTTTGGAGGTTGAAATCACGGAGGGTGAGTGGATAAGAGCAAACCCCTTGGTGATTTCGCAGTTGTCAGCAGTGCGTGAACTGGGTGTGGACGTGGCCATCGATGATTTCGGTACCGGCTATAGCAACTTTGCTTATCTGCACGAGATTCCTGCCAACGTCCTGAAACTGGACAGGTCGCTGGTCACCGACCTGGAACACAAGCCGCGCAACCGGATTATTGCGCGGTCAGTGTTTAAACTGGCCCATGAGTTGGGTTACCGCACTGTCGCCGAGGGTATCGAAACCTTTCGCTGCCTGAGCCTCGTGCGTGAATACGGTTGCCATGAGGCTCAGGGTTACTTCCTCAGCCGGCCATTGCCGCTGGCCTACTACACACGGCCAAGCGACAACATTGCATTGAGTTTCAATCCTTGCAAGCCGGCGCCCGAGCCAGCTCCTATGGCCACCGCCGTCAAAGCCTGA